Proteins from a genomic interval of Micromonospora sp. NBC_00389:
- a CDS encoding TetR/AcrR family transcriptional regulator, translating into MSGPRRSPSGDERKRDAERTRERILEAALVEFGEHGFAGARTSAIAARAGVNQQLISYYFDGKEGLFQALQRRWQTTSGAAQPDVTMADVVTGFVRLGATQRSWARLLAWEGLADTGATPDPEGEQEAQAYFTAMVDDVRRRQEAGELAAGLDPAYVLLMLFAATLAPTVLPQVVRRVTGLPADSQEFLDTYADQLGKIMAHLAGPTPAG; encoded by the coding sequence ATGAGCGGACCCCGCCGGTCGCCCAGCGGCGACGAGCGCAAACGCGACGCCGAGCGCACCCGCGAGCGCATCCTCGAAGCGGCGCTGGTCGAGTTCGGCGAGCACGGCTTCGCGGGCGCCCGGACAAGTGCGATCGCCGCCCGCGCCGGGGTCAACCAGCAGCTGATCTCCTACTACTTCGACGGCAAGGAAGGCCTGTTCCAGGCGCTGCAGCGCCGATGGCAGACGACCAGCGGCGCCGCGCAGCCCGACGTGACGATGGCCGACGTGGTCACCGGCTTCGTCCGGCTCGGGGCCACCCAGCGATCCTGGGCACGGCTGCTCGCGTGGGAGGGGCTCGCCGACACCGGAGCCACACCCGACCCCGAGGGCGAGCAGGAAGCACAGGCCTACTTCACGGCGATGGTCGACGACGTACGCCGCCGCCAGGAAGCCGGCGAGCTCGCGGCCGGCCTGGACCCGGCCTACGTGCTGCTCATGCTGTTCGCGGCGACGCTCGCACCGACCGTGCTGCCCCAGGTCGTCCGCCGGGTGACCGGACTGCCCGCCGACTCGCAGGAATTCCTCGACACCTATGCCGACCAGCTCGGCAAGATCATGGCCCACCTCGCCGGTCCCACGCCGGCAGGCTGA
- a CDS encoding FAD-dependent oxidoreductase, with the protein MNTIDVMIIGGGIGGLCLAQGLRQAGVAVTVHERTHVRTDWLQGYRIHVNPHGSRALHAALPPATWQAFLDTVSVGDGGFGFTTEHLDDLLRLPADEIGSGDGPQDQHYGVSRISLREVLLSGMDDVLRLGSEFTHYEITGDGRVTAHFADGSTATADVLIGADGANSRVRGQLIPHARRVDTGVIAIAGKHRLDGATLPRVLTHETNLVIPKDRGSLFTAVWRPDRNLLAQRDQIPAEFLLDNTTPFVLWGFNDAAAAFPVDVEKLSGADLRTVVLNRVAGWAPALGDLVGGSDPQTINAIRLRSATPVDPWPTGAVTLLGDAIHNMTPLAGVGANTALRDADLLRRKLTAVAAGQDALVPALQDYEQQMLDYGFAAVRQSLRNAKQTASPSRLGRTAFRTVLRTVNAIPPVRRRFAAQLGQ; encoded by the coding sequence ATGAACACCATCGATGTCATGATCATCGGCGGCGGGATCGGCGGCCTGTGCCTGGCCCAGGGCCTGCGCCAGGCCGGCGTCGCCGTCACGGTCCACGAACGCACCCACGTCCGCACCGACTGGCTGCAGGGCTACCGGATCCACGTCAACCCGCACGGCAGCCGCGCTCTGCACGCCGCCCTGCCGCCCGCAACCTGGCAGGCCTTCCTCGACACCGTCTCGGTCGGCGACGGCGGCTTCGGGTTCACCACCGAGCACCTCGACGATCTGCTGCGGTTGCCCGCCGACGAGATCGGATCGGGCGACGGCCCGCAGGACCAGCACTACGGCGTCAGCCGGATCAGCCTGCGCGAGGTACTGCTGTCCGGAATGGACGACGTCCTGCGGCTGGGCAGCGAGTTCACCCACTACGAGATCACCGGCGACGGTCGGGTCACCGCACACTTCGCTGACGGCAGCACAGCCACCGCTGACGTGCTCATCGGCGCCGACGGGGCCAATTCACGCGTACGCGGCCAGCTGATCCCGCACGCGCGGCGCGTCGACACCGGCGTCATCGCGATCGCCGGCAAACACCGCCTGGACGGGGCCACCCTGCCCCGCGTCCTCACGCACGAGACCAACCTCGTGATCCCGAAGGATCGCGGTTCCCTGTTCACCGCCGTGTGGCGCCCGGACCGGAACCTGCTCGCGCAGCGGGATCAGATTCCCGCCGAGTTCCTGCTCGACAACACGACCCCGTTCGTGCTGTGGGGTTTCAACGACGCGGCGGCCGCCTTCCCGGTAGACGTCGAGAAGCTCAGCGGCGCCGACCTCCGCACGGTGGTGCTGAACCGCGTGGCCGGCTGGGCACCCGCCCTGGGTGACCTCGTCGGCGGCTCCGACCCGCAGACGATCAACGCGATTCGCCTCCGCAGCGCCACCCCGGTCGACCCGTGGCCGACCGGGGCCGTGACGCTGCTCGGCGACGCGATCCACAACATGACACCGCTGGCCGGCGTGGGCGCCAACACCGCCCTGCGCGACGCCGACCTGCTACGCCGCAAGCTCACCGCGGTCGCCGCAGGCCAGGACGCGCTCGTCCCCGCGCTGCAGGACTACGAGCAGCAGATGCTCGACTACGGCTTCGCCGCCGTCCGGCAGTCGCTGCGCAACGCCAAGCAGACGGCGTCACCCAGCCGCCTCGGCCGGACCGCCTTCCGGACGGTGCTGCGCACGGTCAACGCGATTCCGCCGGTACGCCGCCGGTTCGCCGCACAACTCGGCCAGTGA
- a CDS encoding alpha/beta fold hydrolase yields the protein MSLAVDESAGAGPAVVCLPMFSTTRAATAAAFGPAFAGAGLREVYVDLPGHGDSPVTCRPASQAVLDSVCAWLDRHVDAPVLLAGASYGAYLAAGIARQRPELVRGLLLVCPGVTIAPASRTLPELDPPEAPPGWLDAAPTGLWAHLDVALGHRTPAVVATVLAALESGGPGDEKFQEELRAGTDYALPDEDADIAFDGPVSVITGRQDGIVGYADQFHAMRHYPRGTFTAIDAAGHYLPFEQPTLLRSVTQDWLHRTRT from the coding sequence ATGAGCCTGGCGGTTGACGAGTCAGCGGGAGCCGGACCGGCAGTCGTCTGCCTTCCCATGTTCAGCACGACGCGCGCCGCCACGGCCGCCGCCTTCGGCCCGGCGTTCGCGGGCGCCGGCCTGCGAGAGGTGTACGTGGATCTGCCGGGCCACGGCGACTCCCCGGTGACCTGCCGCCCGGCCTCCCAGGCCGTGCTGGACTCCGTATGCGCCTGGCTCGACCGCCACGTCGACGCGCCGGTCCTGCTGGCAGGTGCGTCCTACGGCGCTTACCTGGCCGCCGGGATAGCGCGCCAGCGGCCCGAGCTTGTCCGCGGTCTCCTCCTCGTCTGCCCGGGTGTCACCATCGCGCCAGCAAGCCGGACCCTGCCCGAGCTCGATCCACCCGAAGCGCCCCCGGGCTGGCTCGACGCCGCCCCCACCGGACTGTGGGCACACCTCGACGTGGCACTGGGTCACCGCACGCCGGCTGTCGTCGCGACGGTGCTCGCGGCACTGGAGTCCGGCGGCCCCGGCGACGAGAAGTTCCAGGAAGAACTCCGCGCGGGCACCGACTACGCCCTTCCCGACGAGGACGCCGACATCGCCTTCGACGGTCCGGTCAGCGTCATCACCGGCCGACAGGACGGCATCGTCGGCTACGCCGACCAGTTCCACGCCATGCGCCACTATCCCCGCGGCACCTTCACCGCGATCGACGCGGCCGGGCACTACCTCCCGTTCGAACAACCCACGCTGCTGCGGTCAGTCACCCAGGACTGGCTGCACCGAACCCGCACCTGA
- a CDS encoding TetR/AcrR family transcriptional regulator yields the protein MSAINERRERERAQRHELIVTAARELAEAEGWEAVTTRRLAERVEYSQPVLYSHFNGKDAIVSAVAIDGFSELAAHLRRARQAAPEPGQALRAVCRAYLEFATERPALYQAMFVLPTDLKFASAETLPPLRAAFDEFVSCFRPDNERRELFAEVIWSALHGMAVLSDSGRIPPAGQEERLDFLVTQIADTPNGGN from the coding sequence ATGTCCGCCATCAACGAGCGCCGTGAGCGTGAACGCGCCCAGCGCCATGAGCTGATCGTCACGGCCGCGCGCGAACTCGCGGAAGCCGAAGGCTGGGAGGCGGTGACGACGCGCCGGCTGGCTGAACGCGTCGAGTACAGCCAGCCGGTGCTGTACAGCCACTTCAACGGCAAGGACGCCATCGTGAGCGCCGTCGCCATCGACGGCTTCAGCGAACTCGCCGCCCACCTGCGCCGCGCGCGGCAGGCGGCCCCCGAGCCGGGGCAGGCCCTGCGCGCCGTCTGCCGCGCCTACCTGGAGTTCGCGACCGAACGACCTGCCCTGTACCAGGCCATGTTCGTCCTGCCCACCGACTTGAAGTTCGCGAGCGCCGAGACACTGCCCCCGCTACGGGCCGCTTTCGACGAGTTCGTCAGCTGCTTCCGCCCGGACAACGAGCGACGCGAACTATTCGCCGAAGTCATCTGGAGCGCGTTGCACGGCATGGCTGTCCTGTCCGACAGCGGCCGCATCCCCCCGGCCGGCCAGGAAGAACGGCTCGATTTCCTCGTCACTCAGATCGCCGACACCCCGAACGGGGGCAATTGA
- a CDS encoding DUF4267 domain-containing protein has product MLTNVASVLAGLIGAGIIFIGARAFWAPQAAAGFGIPGTPTEDRNFQAWLTVKAVRDIASGLFIFILLAGATPHLLGWFMLAATVIPVGDALIVLRSNGHKAAVYGIHGATAVVMLAISVLLLVA; this is encoded by the coding sequence ATGCTCACCAACGTCGCCAGCGTGCTCGCCGGACTGATCGGCGCGGGCATCATCTTCATCGGCGCGCGCGCCTTCTGGGCACCGCAGGCCGCCGCCGGCTTTGGCATCCCCGGCACACCGACCGAGGACCGGAACTTCCAGGCCTGGCTGACCGTCAAGGCCGTGCGCGACATTGCCTCGGGGCTCTTCATCTTCATCCTGCTGGCTGGAGCGACACCCCACCTGTTGGGTTGGTTCATGCTGGCCGCCACCGTCATCCCCGTCGGCGACGCGCTGATCGTGCTGCGCAGCAACGGGCACAAGGCGGCCGTTTACGGCATCCACGGGGCCACCGCCGTGGTGATGCTGGCGATCAGCGTGCTCCTGCTCGTCGCGTAA
- a CDS encoding OFA family MFS transporter encodes MLSALDRRHTVAPPGYSRWLIPPAALAIHLCIGQVYATSVYKNSLIAHFDASQTAIGVIFSIAIVMLGLSAAIAGTWVEANGPRKAMFVSACFWATGFLVGSLGIATKQLWLLYLGYGLLGGIGLGIGYISPVSTLIKWFPDRPGLATGLAIMGFGGGAMVASPLSRQLLSFYDPGYDPANAGSTASGSALVWLFVTLGLGYFVIMMFGVANVRVPAPDWRPAGFDPATVAAKPLVTTANVSAANAVKTRSFWLLWVVLFCNVTAGIGILEQASPMIQDFFRDNGTSAVTVAAAGGFVGLLSLFNMAGRFVWSSTSDVIGRKPIYLVYLGVGMVLYALLALVGQTATALFVLLACVILSFYGGGFATVPAYLRDLFGTFQVGAIHGRLLTAWSAAGIAGPLIVNGFLDAEGEPGTLTAAAYRPALFTMVGVLAVGFVANLLIRPVPQRFHEPPTGGDADEGTASVAAERSGTR; translated from the coding sequence ATGCTTTCCGCGCTCGATCGTCGGCACACCGTCGCGCCGCCCGGTTACAGCCGATGGCTCATCCCCCCTGCGGCGTTGGCCATCCACCTCTGCATCGGCCAGGTCTACGCGACCAGCGTGTACAAGAACTCGCTGATCGCCCACTTCGATGCCAGTCAGACCGCCATCGGGGTGATCTTCAGCATCGCGATCGTGATGCTGGGGTTGTCCGCCGCGATCGCCGGGACCTGGGTGGAGGCGAACGGGCCGCGTAAGGCGATGTTCGTCTCCGCCTGCTTCTGGGCGACGGGCTTCCTGGTGGGCTCGCTGGGCATCGCCACGAAGCAACTGTGGCTGCTGTACCTGGGGTACGGACTGCTCGGCGGCATCGGTCTGGGGATCGGGTACATCTCCCCCGTCTCCACGTTGATCAAGTGGTTCCCGGACCGGCCGGGCCTGGCCACCGGGCTGGCGATCATGGGGTTCGGCGGTGGGGCGATGGTGGCCTCTCCCCTGTCCCGGCAGTTGCTGTCGTTCTACGACCCGGGCTACGACCCGGCCAACGCAGGATCGACGGCGTCGGGCAGCGCACTGGTGTGGCTGTTCGTGACGCTCGGCCTGGGCTACTTCGTGATCATGATGTTCGGGGTGGCGAACGTGCGGGTGCCCGCGCCGGACTGGCGTCCCGCCGGGTTCGACCCGGCGACGGTGGCGGCGAAGCCGCTGGTCACCACGGCGAACGTGTCGGCGGCGAACGCGGTGAAGACCCGGTCGTTCTGGCTGCTGTGGGTGGTGCTGTTCTGCAACGTGACGGCGGGCATCGGGATCCTGGAACAGGCCAGCCCGATGATCCAGGACTTCTTCCGGGACAACGGCACCTCGGCGGTGACGGTGGCTGCGGCCGGCGGGTTCGTGGGGCTGCTGTCGCTGTTCAACATGGCCGGACGATTCGTGTGGTCGTCCACCTCGGACGTCATCGGGCGTAAGCCGATCTACCTGGTGTACCTGGGTGTGGGCATGGTGCTGTACGCGCTGCTGGCCCTGGTCGGGCAGACGGCCACGGCTCTGTTCGTCCTGCTGGCGTGCGTGATCCTGTCGTTCTACGGCGGCGGGTTCGCCACGGTGCCGGCGTACCTGCGGGACCTGTTCGGCACGTTCCAGGTGGGCGCGATCCACGGCCGGCTGCTGACCGCCTGGTCGGCGGCGGGGATAGCCGGCCCGCTGATCGTCAACGGGTTCCTCGACGCCGAGGGCGAGCCGGGCACGTTGACGGCGGCGGCGTACCGGCCGGCGCTTTTCACGATGGTGGGTGTGCTGGCGGTGGGCTTCGTGGCGAACCTGCTGATCCGGCCGGTGCCGCAGCGGTTCCACGAGCCGCCCACCGGTGGGGACGCGGACGAGGGTACGGCGTCGGTGGCGGCGGAGAGGAGTGGCACGCGATGA
- a CDS encoding beta-N-acetylhexosaminidase: MRRRHTMTRLLVIAALGLPFILPGAPAVAAPTTPPRQLTDVVPAPVETRPDTRGTFRISPLTVIRTAPGSLAAWQAGRQLAETLRPATGYPLPVLPVRSTPLPEIALVVGGADARIGPEGYQLDVTRRGVTIRANTAAGLFAGTQTLRQLLPAQIEAPDRQRVTWTVPGGRIVDYPRFAYRGAMLDVARHFHTVDEITAYVDLLSQYKINYLHLHLTDDQGWRIQIDSWPRLTTVGGGPGTGVDGVGPGFLTKADYKAVVAYAAARHITIVPEIDMPGHTNAAQSTYPELNCDGVAPAPRTDTAVGYSSLCINDDLTYRFVEDVIRELAEITPGPFLHIGGDEAHATTDEDYRTFMNRVLPLVAKYGKRASGWNEVAQADPPTDVVAQFWGTGTTNADLAEAAARGNKVVMSPASKSYLDMKYDANTRLGLRWAGYIEVSDAYGWDPATRVTGVGEDAILGVEAPLWSETLRTLDDIEYMAFPRLPAIAELGWSTAASHNWESFRTRLGEQAPRWRLQEVDFYPSPQVPWL; the protein is encoded by the coding sequence GTGCGTCGCCGACACACCATGACGCGGCTGCTGGTCATAGCCGCACTCGGACTGCCGTTCATCCTTCCGGGAGCCCCGGCCGTCGCCGCCCCGACCACCCCACCCCGGCAGCTGACCGACGTGGTCCCCGCACCCGTGGAGACCCGCCCCGACACCCGCGGCACCTTCCGGATCAGCCCGCTGACCGTCATCCGTACCGCACCCGGCTCGCTCGCCGCCTGGCAGGCAGGACGGCAACTCGCCGAAACCCTGCGCCCCGCCACCGGCTACCCGCTGCCCGTGCTGCCCGTACGTTCGACTCCGCTGCCCGAGATCGCCCTGGTCGTCGGGGGAGCGGACGCACGGATCGGTCCGGAGGGCTACCAACTCGACGTGACCCGCCGCGGAGTGACGATCCGGGCCAACACCGCGGCCGGGCTGTTCGCCGGCACGCAGACGCTGCGTCAACTGCTACCCGCCCAGATCGAAGCACCCGACCGGCAGCGGGTCACCTGGACGGTGCCCGGCGGACGGATCGTGGACTACCCCCGCTTCGCGTACCGCGGCGCGATGCTCGACGTGGCCCGGCACTTCCACACCGTCGACGAGATCACCGCGTACGTGGACCTGCTCAGCCAGTACAAAATCAACTACCTGCACCTGCACCTGACCGACGACCAGGGCTGGCGGATCCAGATCGACTCCTGGCCCCGGCTCACCACGGTCGGCGGCGGGCCGGGCACCGGAGTCGACGGCGTCGGCCCCGGGTTCCTCACCAAGGCCGACTACAAGGCCGTGGTCGCGTACGCCGCCGCCCGCCACATCACGATCGTTCCCGAGATCGACATGCCCGGGCACACCAACGCCGCCCAGTCGACCTACCCCGAACTCAACTGCGACGGCGTCGCACCGGCCCCGCGTACCGACACGGCGGTCGGCTACAGCTCGCTGTGCATCAACGACGACCTGACCTACCGCTTTGTCGAAGACGTCATCCGCGAGCTCGCCGAGATCACGCCCGGCCCGTTCCTGCACATCGGCGGCGACGAGGCGCACGCGACCACCGACGAGGACTACCGCACCTTCATGAACCGGGTCCTCCCACTGGTCGCCAAGTACGGCAAGCGCGCCTCCGGGTGGAACGAAGTCGCGCAGGCCGACCCTCCGACCGACGTCGTCGCGCAGTTCTGGGGCACCGGCACCACCAACGCCGACCTGGCCGAGGCCGCCGCCCGGGGCAACAAGGTGGTCATGTCGCCGGCGAGCAAGTCCTACCTGGACATGAAGTACGACGCCAACACCCGCCTCGGGCTGCGCTGGGCCGGCTACATCGAGGTGTCCGACGCGTACGGCTGGGATCCGGCCACCCGGGTCACCGGCGTCGGCGAGGACGCGATCCTCGGCGTCGAGGCGCCGCTGTGGTCCGAGACGCTGCGCACCCTGGACGACATCGAGTACATGGCCTTCCCACGCCTGCCCGCGATCGCCGAACTCGGCTGGTCCACGGCGGCCAGCCACAACTGGGAGTCGTTCCGGACGCGACTGGGGGAGCAGGCACCCCGCTGGCGACTGCAGGAGGTCGACTTCTACCCGTCCCCCCAGGTGCCCTGGCTCTGA
- a CDS encoding VOC family protein, with protein sequence MANEVTVPLLPCASIDDIVAFYEVLGFRTTHRQRKPNPYVALRREDLHLHFFEMPGFDPEQSYGSCLVLTSDTGELYQAFAAGMRAAYGKVLISGTPRMTRPRARKNHDGLSGFSVIDPGGNWIRVVQNAAVSPTPSPVPVGRLAKALANAVVQGDSRGDFQQAARILDSALARVETSDDPVALVEALAYRAEVAMVLNEPATAATMLARVDRVALSTEETERATGALQSSADIAAALA encoded by the coding sequence ATGGCCAACGAGGTGACCGTTCCGCTGCTGCCCTGCGCGTCCATCGACGACATCGTCGCGTTCTACGAGGTGCTCGGTTTCCGAACCACGCATCGGCAACGCAAGCCCAACCCGTACGTGGCCCTGCGGCGTGAGGACCTGCATCTGCACTTTTTCGAGATGCCAGGGTTCGATCCGGAGCAGTCCTACGGTTCGTGCCTGGTGCTGACGTCGGACACGGGTGAGCTGTACCAGGCGTTCGCGGCGGGCATGCGGGCCGCCTACGGCAAGGTGCTGATCTCCGGAACCCCGCGAATGACCCGGCCCCGGGCACGGAAGAACCACGACGGGTTGAGCGGGTTCAGCGTCATCGACCCGGGAGGCAACTGGATCCGCGTCGTTCAGAACGCGGCTGTCAGCCCCACACCGTCGCCCGTGCCGGTTGGACGGCTCGCCAAAGCCTTGGCGAACGCTGTCGTGCAGGGGGATTCCAGGGGTGACTTCCAGCAGGCCGCCCGGATCCTCGACAGTGCGTTGGCGCGTGTCGAGACCAGCGACGACCCGGTCGCGCTGGTGGAGGCCCTCGCCTATCGCGCCGAAGTGGCGATGGTGCTGAACGAGCCGGCGACGGCGGCGACAATGCTGGCCCGCGTCGACCGGGTTGCGCTGAGCACGGAGGAAACCGAGCGGGCCACGGGGGCACTCCAGAGCTCGGCCGACATCGCGGCAGCACTGGCCTAG
- the zwf gene encoding glucose-6-phosphate dehydrogenase, with translation MHVRSDAVVLFGVTGDLVSKKLFPALYELTRRDRLDVPVIGVARSPWDDQQLVTTARKSVAEANDEVDDETFDALARNLSMISGDYADPSTYQRLAARLQGAERPIFYLAIPPAVFGSVVEGLAAVGLADRGRVIVEKPFGRDLESSHELDRTLRAAFDPERVFRIDHYLGKEAVEGLYAFRFANRLFEPLWNSEHIDNIQVTLAEGFGTQGRAGFYDTVGATRDVLQNHILQVVALIAMEAPVADDTDAFREAEVAVLRQIEPLSPESTVRGQYAGYRDEPGVRPDSNTETFVATRLTVTSPRWAGVPFYLRAGKSLPGTATEVVVEFKQPQRSLIPAEGGAVAPANLLRFRLGRGDGITMSIQAKSPGAEVASRPVDLSVDFGAALGHRQEAYERLLDDAMDGQHLRFAREETIRQEWRVVGPILDLPAEVQTYDKGTWGPVDADALAGGWHAPHLR, from the coding sequence ATGCACGTGCGCTCAGACGCGGTAGTGCTGTTCGGCGTCACGGGAGACCTCGTCTCGAAGAAGCTGTTTCCGGCGCTGTACGAATTGACCAGGCGCGACCGCCTCGACGTCCCCGTGATCGGCGTGGCCCGCTCCCCCTGGGATGACCAGCAGCTCGTCACCACCGCCCGTAAGTCGGTCGCCGAGGCCAACGACGAGGTCGACGACGAGACCTTCGACGCGCTGGCGCGCAACCTCTCGATGATCTCCGGCGACTACGCCGACCCCAGCACGTACCAGCGGCTGGCCGCGCGCCTGCAGGGCGCCGAACGTCCGATCTTCTACCTGGCGATCCCCCCGGCGGTGTTCGGCTCTGTCGTCGAGGGCCTCGCGGCGGTCGGTCTGGCCGACCGCGGCCGGGTCATCGTGGAGAAGCCGTTCGGGCGCGACCTGGAGTCCTCCCACGAGCTGGACCGCACGCTGCGCGCGGCCTTCGACCCGGAGCGCGTGTTCCGCATCGACCACTACCTCGGCAAGGAAGCCGTCGAGGGCCTCTACGCCTTCCGGTTCGCCAACCGGCTGTTCGAGCCGCTGTGGAACAGCGAGCACATCGACAACATTCAGGTCACCCTCGCCGAGGGCTTTGGCACCCAGGGCCGCGCGGGCTTCTACGACACCGTGGGCGCCACCCGCGACGTGCTGCAGAACCACATCCTGCAGGTCGTCGCGCTGATCGCGATGGAAGCGCCGGTCGCCGACGACACCGACGCGTTCCGCGAGGCGGAGGTCGCGGTGCTGCGGCAGATTGAGCCGCTGTCGCCGGAGTCCACCGTGCGGGGTCAGTACGCCGGCTACCGGGACGAGCCGGGCGTACGGCCGGACTCGAACACGGAGACGTTCGTCGCCACCCGGTTGACGGTCACCTCCCCCCGCTGGGCGGGAGTGCCCTTCTACCTGCGGGCCGGCAAGTCCCTGCCCGGGACGGCGACCGAGGTCGTGGTCGAGTTCAAGCAGCCGCAGCGGTCCCTCATCCCGGCCGAGGGTGGCGCCGTGGCACCCGCGAACCTACTGCGGTTCCGGCTCGGCCGCGGCGACGGCATCACCATGTCGATCCAGGCGAAGAGTCCGGGCGCCGAGGTGGCCAGCCGTCCGGTGGACCTGTCCGTGGACTTCGGCGCGGCACTCGGGCACCGGCAGGAGGCGTACGAGCGCCTGCTCGACGACGCGATGGACGGGCAGCACCTGCGGTTCGCCCGCGAGGAGACGATCCGGCAGGAGTGGCGCGTCGTCGGACCGATCCTGGATCTGCCGGCGGAGGTGCAGACGTACGACAAGGGCACGTGGGGTCCGGTGGACGCCGACGCGCTCGCCGGCGGCTGGCACGCCCCACACCTGCGGTGA